In Primulina eburnea isolate SZY01 chromosome 3, ASM2296580v1, whole genome shotgun sequence, one DNA window encodes the following:
- the LOC140826440 gene encoding NADH dehydrogenase [ubiquinone] iron-sulfur protein 4, mitochondrial-like: protein MANSLQRMRHSFFVNSNRLVISPFSRAFSTDDSLVEIKPGEIGVVSGIPEEHLRRKVLIFSPARTATQQGSGKLGRWKINFLSTQKWENPLMGWTSTGDPYSHVGDSALSFDSQEAAISFAERHGWEYTVKKRQTPLLKVKTYADNFKWKGPPTTDVN from the exons ATGGCGAACTCGCTGCAACGAATGCGGCATTCATTTTTTGTGAATTCAAATCGGCTGGTGATTTCTCCATTTTCGAGGGCTTTCTCCACGGATGATTCGTTGGTTGAAATCAAACCTGGAGAGATTGGTGTCGTCTCTGGTATTCCTGAAGAGCACCTCCGTCGTAAG GTTCTGATTTTCTCACCTGCTCGAACTGCTACACAACAAGGTTCTGGAAAACTTGGGAGGTGGAAGATTAATTTTTTGTCCACTCAGAA ATGGGAAAATCCATTGATGGGTTGGACATCCACGGGTGATCCATACTCACATGTTGGTGATTCTGCATTAAGTTTTGACAGTCAAGAAGCAGCAATATCCTTTGCCGAGAGGCATGGTTGGGAATACACG GTTAAGAAGCGCCAGACACCACTATTGAAG GTGAAAACTTATGCTGACAATTTCAAATGGAAGGGCCCTCCGACGACAGATGTGAACTAA
- the LOC140826441 gene encoding single myb histone 1-like isoform X1, giving the protein MGAPKQRWTSEEEAALKAGIKKYGVGKWSTILKDQDFSSALRSRSNVDLKDKWRNLNCMANGMGSRHRVKVSHKSIQATNKHGGDAAVHEMVVEKDSEEVDLTPVAESIQTSYDAGSERQDSRLNDLILEAVTKLKEPRGSSQHAIARYIELRHAAPPDSERTLATNLKLLTEKGHLIKVKNQYRITPKSTYSEVGNDTFHAMLPNGTKNSLSEAENSGVIILTKARIDAELEQMKSMTAEEAAVAAARAVAEAEAAIAEAEAAAREAEEAEAEAEAARCFADAANLRGPSPIGVIHCWLRNFMALMIPCKLYNIRDDNHPSMYHVFNCRSMKCFVHTRW; this is encoded by the exons ATGGGTGCTCCTAAACAGAGGTGGACATCAGAAGAAGAAGCTGCTCTTAAAGCTGGCATTAAAAAGTATGGAGTGGGAAAATGGAGTACCATACTTAAAGACCAAGATTTCAGCTCAGCCCTGAGGTCACGTTCGAATGTGGACCTTAAG GATAAATGGAGAAACTTAAATTGCATGGCAAATGGTATGGGTTCACGGCATAGGGTTAAGGTTTCACATAAAAGTATACAGGCCACCAACAAGCATGGTGGAGATGCTGCAGTTCATGAAATGGTAGTTGAGAAGGATTCAGAAGAAGTTGATTTAACACCAGTTGCAGAATCTATTCAAACTTCCTATGATGCTGGCTCGGAAAGACAAGATTCAAG GTTGAATGATCTTATATTGGAGGCTGTAACAAAGTTAAAGGAACCTCGAGGATCTAGTCAGCATGCAATCGCTCGATACATAGAG TTGCGTCATGCTGCACCTCCGGATTCGGAACGGACTTTGGCCACAAATTTGAAGCTTTTGACTGAAAAAGGACATTTAATTAAG GTGAAGAATCAGTATAGAATTACACCAAAATCAACATATTCTGAAGTGGGGAATGACACCTTCCACGCTATGCTACCTAATGGAACAAAGAACAGTCTTTCGGAAGCAGAGAATAGTGGTGTGATTATTCTGACCAAAGCCCGGATCGATGCCGAGTTAGAGCAGATGAAGAGCATGACTGCAGAAGAAGCTGCTGTGGCCGCTGCAAGAGCAGTTGCAGAGGCTGAAGCTGCAATTGCTGAAGCTGAGGCGGCAGCAAGGGAAGCTGAGGAGGCCGAGGCTGAAGCAGAGGCAGCGCGTTGTTTTGCTGATGCGGCG AATCTCAGGGGTCCGTCTCCAATTGGAGTGATTCATTGTTGGTTAAGGAATTTCATGGCTCTTATGATCCCTTGTAAGCTGTATAATATACGCGACGATAATCACCCAAGCATGTATCATGTATTTAACTGTAGGAGTATGAAATGCTTTGTACATACAAGGTGGTAA
- the LOC140826441 gene encoding single myb histone 1-like isoform X2, producing MGAPKQRWTSEEEAALKAGIKKYGVGKWSTILKDQDFSSALRSRSNVDLKDKWRNLNCMANGMGSRHRVKVSHKSIQATNKHGGDAAVHEMVVEKDSEEVDLTPVAESIQTSYDAGSERQDSRLNDLILEAVTKLKEPRGSSQHAIARYIELRHAAPPDSERTLATNLKLLTEKGHLIKVKNQYRITPKSTYSEVGNDTFHAMLPNGTKNSLSEAENSGVIILTKARIDAELEQMKSMTAEEAAVAAARAVAEAEAAIAEAEAAAREAEEAEAEAEAARCFADAAVKTLNCKTIRV from the exons ATGGGTGCTCCTAAACAGAGGTGGACATCAGAAGAAGAAGCTGCTCTTAAAGCTGGCATTAAAAAGTATGGAGTGGGAAAATGGAGTACCATACTTAAAGACCAAGATTTCAGCTCAGCCCTGAGGTCACGTTCGAATGTGGACCTTAAG GATAAATGGAGAAACTTAAATTGCATGGCAAATGGTATGGGTTCACGGCATAGGGTTAAGGTTTCACATAAAAGTATACAGGCCACCAACAAGCATGGTGGAGATGCTGCAGTTCATGAAATGGTAGTTGAGAAGGATTCAGAAGAAGTTGATTTAACACCAGTTGCAGAATCTATTCAAACTTCCTATGATGCTGGCTCGGAAAGACAAGATTCAAG GTTGAATGATCTTATATTGGAGGCTGTAACAAAGTTAAAGGAACCTCGAGGATCTAGTCAGCATGCAATCGCTCGATACATAGAG TTGCGTCATGCTGCACCTCCGGATTCGGAACGGACTTTGGCCACAAATTTGAAGCTTTTGACTGAAAAAGGACATTTAATTAAG GTGAAGAATCAGTATAGAATTACACCAAAATCAACATATTCTGAAGTGGGGAATGACACCTTCCACGCTATGCTACCTAATGGAACAAAGAACAGTCTTTCGGAAGCAGAGAATAGTGGTGTGATTATTCTGACCAAAGCCCGGATCGATGCCGAGTTAGAGCAGATGAAGAGCATGACTGCAGAAGAAGCTGCTGTGGCCGCTGCAAGAGCAGTTGCAGAGGCTGAAGCTGCAATTGCTGAAGCTGAGGCGGCAGCAAGGGAAGCTGAGGAGGCCGAGGCTGAAGCAGAGGCAGCGCGTTGTTTTGCTGATGCGGCGGTGAAGACTCTGAACTGTAAAACCATACGAGTCTG A
- the LOC140826442 gene encoding red chlorophyll catabolite reductase → MSLTKNPIAHMATILNSCCQFTQPCSTSTSRSYPARSLVSCSAASMSSGNELRAKFMEFPYVSGPHRDLMVELVSSVENRVGSLLQPCTLPPEVQHFRNPTSTAQASLHIRSGVFSSQIDFMLGSWIHCKLPSGGALNITSLSAYLRPTTDAPHFLMELIQNSPTSLVLIIDLTPRKDLIAYPDYLKTYYEDPQLDKHRQRLQILPEVSPYFSPSLYIRAVVSPTAIMVSIDAGTSESASIEGIIQDHISPIAKELLEFWLDTCACLQKSVGELAKVYLAERDGIIKNKTIEIDLGSSFPRLFGQEVANRVLDVLKGYYNA, encoded by the exons ATGTCACTAACGAAGAACCCGATAGCTCATATGGCTACAATCTTAAACTCTTGTTGCCAATTCACTCAACcttgttcaacttcaacttctCGATCATATCCCGCGAGATCCCTAGTTTCCTGTTCCGCCGCATCCATGAGTTCCGGCAATGAGCTCAGAGCGAAGTTCATGGAGTTCCCTTACGTTTCTGGCCCGCACAGAGACCTGATGGTGGAGTTGGTATCGTCTGTTGAGAACCGGGTCGGATCCTTGCTCCAACCTTGTACTCTCCCGCCCGAAGTTCAACATTTTCGGAATCCAACTTCCACTGCCCAGGCTTCTCTCCACATCAGATCCGGTGTCTTTTCGTCCCAG ATCGACTTCATGTTGGGGTCTTGGATTCACTGCAAGTTACCATCTGGTGGAGCCTTGAACATAACCAGCCTCTCGGCCTATCTAAGACCCACGACCGATGCGCCTCACTTCTTGATGGAACTCATCCAAAACAGTCCTACGTCCCTTGTGCTCATTATTGATCTCACTCCAAGAAAAGACCTGATCGCGTATCCAGACTACCTCAAAACATACTACGAAGATCCTCAGTTAGACAAACACAGACAGCGTCTCCAAATTCTTCCCGAGGTAAGCCCTTACTTCTCCCCGTCTCTATATATTCGAGCTGTTGTTTCCCCAACTGCTATCATGGTTTCCATAGACGCGGGGACGAGTGAATCGGCGAGCATTGAAGGGATAATTCAGGATCACATCAGTCCAATTGCGAAAGAGTTGTtggagttttggttggataCATGTGCTTGTTTGCAGAAAAGTGTGGGAGAGTTGGCGAAGGTGTATTTAGCTGAAAGGGAtggtataatcaagaataaaactATCGAGATTGATTTGGGATCGAGTTTTCCTAGGTTGTTTGGGCAAGAAGTGGCAAACCGAGTGCTGGATGTTTTAAAGGGATATTACAATGCTTAG
- the LOC140826443 gene encoding uncharacterized protein, producing the protein MKNPKSFRNSGAYTSPGTPEYGDSNVGGTPKSWHSERVPLPTNGNRSHISAAALMPFNSGRALPSKWDDAERWITSPISGNAAWKTAYAQPQRRQKSKSGPQDLGYFSNYSPIVPVLEGGSVRNYTANSPLSTGVLIPDGLHVHYDGGIFEKSNSLYAENSGTWSSSVPGLSDLISETSVPSSQDYKLDSTKGEESSVSRTVSRRDMATQMSPEGSSHSSSKGRLSFSVLTSGVSTFLIPDRSTPAAKDEIRDVQVDRGTTMSRHSKKQGMRKMKDSINADDLPLSWSIAEASRNTSRLQREEAKITAWENLQKAKAEAAIHKLEMNLEKKRSKSLDKILNKLRAAQMKAQAMRNLPSENHVTRTHSSSIWISFIKYFETCSFCHH; encoded by the exons ATGAAGAATCCGAAGTCATTTAGGAACTCAGGTGCCTATACAAGCCCTGGAACGCCGGAATATGGTGATAGTAATGTGGGAGGAACCCCTAAAAGCTGGCATTCAGAGCGAGTACCATTGCCAACAAACGGTAACAGGAGTCATATTAGTGCTGCGGCTTTGATGCCCTTTAATAGTGGGCGTGCTTTGCCTTCAAAATGGGATGACGCTGAGAGATGGATTACTAGCCCAATTTCTGGTAATGCTGCTTGGAAAACCGCATATGCGCAGCCTCAAAGGAGACAAAAATCGAAGAGTGGACCTCAGGATCTTGGCTACTTCTCGAACTATTCTCCCATTGTGCCTGTGCTTGAAGGTGGGAGTGTGAGGAATTATACAGCGAATTCGCCACTTTCAACTGGAGTGCTGATCCCAGATGGGTTGCATGTTCATTATGATGGTGGGATTTTCGAAAAATCAAATTCTTTGTACGCAGAAAATAGTGGGACTTGGAGTAGTAGCGTGCCTGGCTTGTCAGATTTGATTAGTGAAACTTCAGTACCAAGCTCTCAAG ATTATAAACTTGACAGCACCAAGGGCGAAGAATCGTCGGTTTCACGGACTGTTTCACGGAGGGATATGGCAACTCAAATGAGCCCGGAGGGAAGTTCTCATTCATCTTCCAAGGGGCGGTTGTCTTTCTCTGTCTTGACTTCTGGAGTTTCTACTTTCTTGATTCCGGATAGGAGTACTCCTGCAGCTAAAGATGAAATCCGGGATGTTCAGGTGGACAGAGGCACGACCATGTCAAGGCACTCAAAAAAACAaggaatgagaaaaatgaaggaCTCAATCAATGCTGATGACTTGCCTTTGTCTTGGAGTATTGCGGAGGCGTCAAGAAACACATCAAG ATTGCAAAGAGAGGAAGCCAAGATCACAGCTTGGGAGAACTTGCAGAAGGCAAAAGCAGAGGCTGCTATTCACAAACTCGAG ATGAATCTTGAAAAGAAGAGATCAAAATCGTTGGACAAAATCTTGAACAAACTCAGAGCTGCACAGATGAAAGCTCAAGCTATGAGAAATTTGCCCTCGGAAAATCATGTGACAAGAACTCACTCGTCTAGTATATGGATTTCcttcattaaatattttgagacaTGCTCTTTTTGCCATCACTGA